From the Quercus lobata isolate SW786 chromosome 6, ValleyOak3.0 Primary Assembly, whole genome shotgun sequence genome, one window contains:
- the LOC115995464 gene encoding uncharacterized protein At4g14450, chloroplastic-like, with protein MADSQRNKSGTGGRLQPSRLQRRAPASLQIAAPASSTWNVAIPLLSPLATSPTSPKLGADEPRQLQQQSSVAETEKVGFKKWQHPAAPFSYGPAPRGRPFVPV; from the coding sequence ATGGCCGATTCACAGAGAAATAAATCCGGGACCGGTGGCAGGCTCCAGCCGAGCCGGTTACAACGGCGGGCCCCAGCATCACTACAGATCGCCGCTCCTGCTTCTTCTACTTGGAACGTGGCTATCCCTCTCCTATCACCGCTTGCCACGTCACCCACGTCGCCGAAGCTTGGGGCCGATGAGCCGAGGCAGCTACAGCAGCAGAGCTCGGTGGCTGAGACTGAGAAAGTGGGTTTCAAGAAGTGGCAGCACCCGGCGGCGCCTTTTAGCTACGGCCCAGCTCCGCGGGGGCGGCCCTTTGTGCCCGTTTAG
- the LOC115993802 gene encoding DNA repair protein RAD5B, which translates to MEPKPMDDIDGTLQNPGLSAPPITVKRTVTSTGARITTQIKEDGSEDSEEVKPVKSLAGDEVEDKVVVSENVCSDCLAGSVEGVKSSRTRFEEFIKANKKIVSEEECLKTESKEEPQVNRVEEEPDVGFDDKKKPEDSDSDRPLVPEKSVEEEPDVGFEAKVPSVPEKSFKNMSYKERLQFWGHAMFSGEGTNAHEKKVKPEGLETARLANESKANVRVREEPRLFAENKVNVKEESVRSSFWSKPQNVKKEKVEEQRVSAGLVEDGDFPEDPDWFLVGRTLVTALSTTKGRKLVDNEIVNFTFPSPNSRYNMQWIVRFSTKRSGEIGRLPMEWAKCVVPLVCSNKVKVLGRCVAAPANLSLMQEIMLYVSFYIHHSIFSDGVESSWRLDGCRSIDSTVYPLLTLFNLLKNKPFQKADFTPAELDSRKRLLNLEGDSEEAASMLPIVKRRKGCQQFPEQNKDEQTITESSLNKLMGAVDVYNLEEMEPPNTLLCDLRPYQKQALYWMSKLEQGIDVEKAAETLHPCWSAYRICDGRASSIYVNVFSGEATTKFPTATQMARGGILADAMGLGKTVMTIALILARRGRGCPDNEELDTETADNAQITKKRKIDSHINISSKTKGGTLIVCPMALLGQWKDELETHSEPESISIFVHYGGDRTNNPKVIAEHDVVLTTYGVLTAAYKSDAEDSIFHKVSWYRVVLDEAHTIKCWKTLGAQAACALSSCCRWCLTGTPLQNNLEDLYSLLCFLHVEPWCNWAWWNKLIQKPYENGDPRAMKLIKAILRPLMLRRTKETKDKEGRPILVLPPTDIQIIECEQSEAEHDFYDALFRKSKVQFDQFVAQGKVLHNFANILELLLRLRQCCNHPFLVMSRADSQKYTDLNKLAKRFLETNTDSGTNQTVPTRAYIEEVVEGIRKGENMECPICMEFADDPVLTPCAHRMCRECLLSSWRTPTSGLCPICRQLLKKTELITCPTENQFRVDVENNWKESSKVSKLLDCLEQICESGSGEKSIVFSQWTSFLDLLEIPLKRRGVGFLRFDGKLVQKQRERVLKEFSETKDKMVLLMSLKAGGVGLNLTAASHVFLMDPWWNPAVEEQAIMRIHRIGQKRTVRVRRFIVRDTVEERMQQVQARKQRMIAGALTEEEVRTARIEELKMLFR; encoded by the exons ATGGAGCCTAAACCCATGGATGACATTGATGGTACACTCCAAAACCCCGGGTTATCGGCCCCACCCATTACCGTGAAGCGTACCGTTACTAGTACCGGCGCTCGGATCACAACCCAGATCAAAGAAGACGGCTCCGAGGACTCAGAAGAAGTCAAACCGGTGAAAAGTCTGGCAGGGGATGAAGTTGAGGACAAGGTTGTTGTGAGTGAAAATGTTTGCTCAGATTGTCTTGCTGGCTCAGTAGAAGGCGTTAAGTCCTCCAGAACAAGGTTCGAGGAGTTTATTAAGGCAAATAAGAAAATCGTGTCTGAAGAGGAGTGTCTCAAAACCGAGAGTAAAGAAGAACCGCAAGTAAACAGGGTCGAGGAGGAGCCTGATGTTGGTTTTGACGATAAAAAGAAACCCGAGGATTCGGATAGTGATCGGCCATTAGTACCTGAAAAGAGTGTTGAGGAGGAGCCTGATGTGGGTTTTGAGGCTAAGGTTCCATCGGTACCCGAAAAGAGTTTCAAAAACATGTCTTATAAAGAGCGGCTACAGTTCTGGGGTCATGCCATGTTCAGCGGTGAAGGTACCAATGCACATGAGAAAAAGGTGAAGCCTGAAGGATTGGAGACTGCCCGTTTGGCTAATGAGTCTAAGGCTAATGTTAGAGTGAGAGAAGAGCCTCGATTGTTTGCTGAGAATAAGGTCAATGTGAAAGAGGAATCAGTCCGTTCTAGCTTCTGGTCGAAACCGCAAAATGTGAAGAAGGAAAAGGTTGAAGAACAAAGGGTTAGTGCTGGTTTGGTGGAGGATGGGGATTTTCCAGAGGATCCTGATTGGTTTCTGGTGGGAAGGACGTTAGTCACTGCGCTTTCGACCACTAAAGGAAGGAAATTGGTGGACAATGAGATCGTTAATTTCACTTTTCCTTCTCCAAATTCCAGATATAATATGCAGTGGATTGTTCGCTTCTCAACCAAACGGTCCGGAGAG attGGTCGGCTTCCAATGGAGTGGGCAAAATGTGTTGTTCCActtgtgtgttctaataaggtTAAAGTACTTGGACGATGTGTAGCTGCACCAGCAAACCTTTCTTTGATGCAAGAAATAATGTTGTATGTAAG CTTTTATATTCATCATTCCATATTCTCGGATGGGGTCGAGTCTTCGTGGAGGCTAGATGGTTGCCGTAGCATTGACTCTACAGTTTATCCTCTTCTCACTCTATTCAACTTGCTGAAAAATAAACCATTTCAGAAG GCTGACTTTACTCCGGCAGAACTTGATTCTCGGAAACGCCTTCTAAATCTAGAA GGTGATTCAGAAGAAGCTGCATCTATGTTGCCTATTGTGAAGCGTAGAAAGGGTTGCCAACAATTTCCAGAACAAAACAAAGATGAACAAACCATTACAGAGTCATCTCTAAATAAGCTTATGGGTGCAGTAGACGTTTATAACTTGGAG GAGATGGAACCCCCAAATACACTTTTGTGTGATCTTAGGCCGTACCAGAAACAAGCTCTCTACTGGATGTCAAAATTAGAGCAGGGAATTGATGTTGAAAAGGCAGCAGAAACTCTTCATCCATGCTGGTCAGCCTATCGCATATGTGATGG AAGGGCTTCCTCAATATATGTGAACGTTTTCTCAGGGGAAGCAACTACAAAATTTCCAACTGCAACACAGATGGCAAGAGGAGGG ATATTAGCTGATGCAATGGGGCTTGGGAAGACTGTGATGACAATTGCTCTAATACTTGCAAGACGAGGCAGAGGATGCCCTGATAACGAAGAGCTTGACACTGAAACTGCAGATAATGCTCAAATTACAAAGAAGAGGAAGATAGATTCTCATATAAATATCTCATCTAAAACAAAAGGTGGCACTCTCATTGTTTGTCCCATGGCATTGTTAGGACAATGGAAG GATGAGCTTGAAACCCATTCCGAGCCAGAAAGTATATCCATTTTTGTTCACTATGGTGGGGACAGGACCAATAACCCAAAGGTGATCGCAGAACATGATGTGGTCTTGACAACATATGGAGTCTTAACTGCAGCTTACAAAAGT GATGCAGAGGACAGCATCTTCCACAAGGTCAGCTGGTATAGAGTGGTTTTAGATGAAGCTCATACCATAAAATGCTGGAAGACTCTAGGCGCTCAGGCTGCCTGTGCATTGTCCTCGTGTTGTCGGTGGTGTTTAACAGGAACCCCTCTTCAG AATAATTTGGAAGACCTCTACAGCCTTCTATGCTTCTTACATGTTGAACCATGGTGCAATTGGGCTTG GTGGAATAAACTGATTCAAAAGCCTTATGAGAATGGTGATCCAAGAGCGATGAAATTGATCAAGGCTATTTTGAGGCCGTTGATGTTGAGAAGAACAAAGGAAACAAAGGATAAAGAAGGAAG GCCCATACTTGTTCTCCCTCCAACTGACATTCAAATCATTGagtgtgaacaatcagaagctGAACATGACTTTTATGATGCCCTTTTTAGGAAATCTAAA GTCCAATTTGACCAGTTTGTGGCACAAGGCAAGGTCCTCCACAACTTTGCAAATATCCTTGAGTTACTACTACGATTGAGACAGTGTTGCAACCATCCGTTTCTTGTTATGAG TCGAGCTGATTCACAAAAGTATACAGATCTGAACAAACTTGCAAAAAGGTTCCTGGAAACTAATACTGATTCTGGCACAAATCAGACTGTCCCAACTAGAGCATACATTGAAGAGGTTGTTGAGGGTATACGGAAAGGTGAAAATATGGAGTGCCCCATATGCATGGAGTTTGCAGATGACCCTGTGCTCACTCCTTGTGCACATAGGATGTGCCGGGAGTGTCTCCTCTCAAGCTGGCGGACCCCAACATCGGGGCTATGCCCAATTTGTCGGCAATTGCTAAAAAAGACTGAGCTCATAACATGCCCAACAGAAAACCAGTTCCGGGTTGATGTTGAGAATAACTGGAAGGAGTCTTCAAAGGTTTCAAAACTCTTGGATTGCTTGGAACAAATTTGTGAGTCAGGTTCTGGTGAAAAGAGCATTGTTTTCAGTCAATGGACTTCATTTTTAGATCTCCTGGAGATCCCATTGAAGAGGAGAGGAGTTGGCTTCTTAAGGTTTGATGGAAAGCTGGTGCAGAAGCAAAGAGAGAGGGTCTTGAAGGAGTTCAGTGAAACCAAAGACAAAATG GTATTGTTAATGTCCCTGAAAGCTGGTGGTGTAGGTTTGAATTTAACTGCTGCCTCTCATGTATTCTTAATG GATCCTTGGTGGAATCCTGCTGTAGAGGAGCAAGCAATAATGCGAATTCATCGCATTGGACAAAAGCGAACAGTTCGTGTTAGAAGGTTCATTGTTAGG GACACGGTAGAGGAGAGAATGCAACAAGTCCAGGCACGAAAGCAGCGAATGATTGCAGGAGCCCTCACAGAAGAGGAGGTTCGGACGGCTAGgattgaggagctcaaaatgctCTTCAGATAA